A section of the Humulus lupulus chromosome 2, drHumLupu1.1, whole genome shotgun sequence genome encodes:
- the LOC133814761 gene encoding uncharacterized protein LOC133814761 codes for MGDFNATLNGDEIISMRGHKLGCSDFKACLDFCEVRDIKCSGTFYTWNNKQSGDDRVYDKLDRVLANSDWVSSYPIVEAVFLPEGDFDHSLILLSDFQEVTGRKKPFCYFDMWSTAPSYQERVTNSWSQMVLGTPMFQVVQKLKCLKYILKEMNREHFGDLPAQVLHAKLHMIDIQGALQLDPLNLRLINEEVVARASYRKCQDNYLTFLKKKAKISWLNEGDDNTSLFHQSLKQRRSINSVYAMQDMHGQWVDSKERVSEAFLSFH; via the coding sequence ATGGGAGATTTTAATGCTACTTTAAATGGTGATGAAATAATTTCTATGAGAGGTCATAAATTGGGCTGTTCGGATTTCAAAGCTTGTTTGGATTTTTGTGAGGTTAGAGACATTAAATGTTCTGGAACTTTTTACACTTGGAATAATAAGCAAAGCGGAGATGATAGAGTTTATGATAAGTTGGATAGAGTGTTGGCGAATTCTGACTGGGTGTCCTCTTATCCCATAGTTGAAGCTGTCTTTTTGCCAGAAGGAGATTTTGATCATAGTCTAATTCTATTATCTGATTTTCAGGAGGTGACGGGCAGAAAAAAACCTTTTTGTTATTTTGATATGTGGAGTACTGCTCCTAGTTATCAGGAAAGAGTTACTAATAGCTGGAGTCAGATGGTTTTAGGCACTCCTATGTTTCAAGTTGTTCAAAAACTGAAgtgtttaaaatatattttgaaggAAATGAATCGTGAGCATTTTGGGGATCTCCCAGCACAAGTGTTACATGCTAAGCTTCATATGATTGATATTCAAGGAGCTCTTCAATTGGACCCTTTGAACTTAAGACTAATTAATGAAGAGGTTGTTGCCCGGGCTAGTTATAGAAAGTGTCAGGATAATTATTTGacctttttgaagaaaaaagcTAAAATCAGTTGGCTCAATGAAGGTGATGATAATACTAGTTTGTTTCATCAAAGCTTAAAGCAAAGGAGATCAATCAATTCTGTATATGCCATGCAGGATATGCATGGTCAATGGGTAGATTCTAAAGAAAGAGTCTCAGAAGCTTTTCTATCTTTTCATTAG